Genomic DNA from Dehalogenimonas lykanthroporepellens BL-DC-9:
TAATGTCCAACCTGTTGGGCAATTCCATCAAATTCACCAAACGCGGCGGCCGTATCGAAATCGCGACGGGAAGTTCCGAACACTCGGTGTTCATCCGGGTAACGGACAACGGCGCCGGCATCGCCGAAGCCGACCTGCCCTACCTGTTCCAGGCCTATCACCGGGGCCAGACATCCGAAAAGAGCCGGATGAGCGGCCTGGGTCTGGGTTTAACCCTGTCCCGGATGATCGTCGAACTCCATGGCGGCCGCATCGACCTCGATTCGAAAAAAGGACAGGGCACCACCTTCACCATCACGCTACCAATGAACAATAAAGGAGATAACCCGGATGAAAATATTGATAGTAGAAGATGACAGTACCATTGTCGAGCTGGTCAGCCTGTGCCTGAAGGTCAGCTGGCCGGAAGCCCAGATATTCTACGCCGGACTGGCTGATGAAGGTCTCGATATCCTGGAACAGGAGAATCCGGATTTGACTATCCTCGACCTGGGTCTCCCCGACCGTTCCGGGCTGGAACTTCTCAAGGACATCCGCCAGATTTCCTCCGTTCCGGTAATTATCCTGACCGTCCGCGACGAAGAAGCCGATGTGGTCAGAGGACTGGAACTTGGGGCTGATGACTATATCACCAAACCGTTCCGCCAGATGGAATTCGTTTCCCGGGCCAAGGCGCTGCTCCGGCGACACCAGGCCGGAGATACCAGTTTGCCGGTCACCATCGGTCCACTCCAGTTTTCCGCCTCCCGCCGCAAGATAACTGCCGACGGCAAGACAATCAAACTGACCGCCACCGAAGGCAAGATGCTGTACCTGCTGGCCCGGAATCGGGGTAAAGCGGTGTCTCATGATGCCATCTCCAACGCCATCTGGGGAGAAAAGATACCGGATGCCGCCAACTCCATCAGGGTACATATGCGTAATCTTCGACAGAAACTTCAGAAAATCGACATGGGAGACATTATCGCCACCCGTTCCGGCGCCGGTTACCTGATGAAAAAATAACTGCCGTCAACCAACCGTCTGCGGTAATTCCACGGTAAAGACAGCTCCGCCCTCCGGCCTATTGGCGGCGGTGATACAACCACTATTACGGGTGATGATTCCATGGCAGACCGACAGACCCAAACCTGTCCCCTGTCCGACTTCCCGGGTGGTGAAAAACGGGTCGAATATCCGCGGCAGGTTATCCGGCGGTATTCCAGGCCCATTGTCGGCGAACGTAACCGCCGTCATCCGGCCTCTGACTTCGGTGGTAACCGTCAGTCGTTTTGCTCCCTCCAGCTTATGCAACTCAGTGACCGCGTTTTTGATGATATTCAGAAAAGCCTGCTGAATCTGAGAGGCATCCGTGATCACTTGCGGTAATTCCGGGCTCAACTCCAGAATCAGCTCTATACCATGGTGTTCCAGTTCTGCGGCCATCGATTTCAGTGTTTCACTGACCAGGTTATTGAGGTCGGCCGGTTCCTGTCGTGGCGGGCGCGGGTCGGCGAAGGTAAGCAGGCGTCTGATAATACCGGCTACCCGCTGAGCGCCGCTGTCGATGATGGCGGCATCGTCCCGGATGTCTTCCGGCAGGTCCGGTCTTTGCGCCAGCAGTTGGGAAAAACCGATGACTCCGGTGAGCGGATTGTTGATTTCATGAGCAATACCGGAAGCCATGACACCGATACTGGCCTGGTGGGCCGCCAGGGCCATCCGGGCTTCCATCTTGCGACGCTCTGTCTCGGCCTGCTTCTGAACGGATATATCCGACAGTACGCCGATAACAGTCACCCGACCATCATCTTCGAAGGCTTCCAGCGACAGTATCACCGGAATCTCCCGGCCGGAGGCGTCACTGATACGACATTCCCGGGAAGAAATATTCTCCCCGGCCAGCCGTCGGGCCAGGTCCTGGGCTACCGCCGGGCGGCATGCGGGAACGAACAGGTCGATAACATCGTCCGCTTTCTCCCCATCCTGATTAAAAGTCAGATGGGTGGCCGCGTCAAAGAAACGCTGATTGGCATAAACGATATCACCTTCCCTGAGGACAAAAACCATGGAAGGCAGGAGTTCAGCCAGTGTTCGAAAGAGCTGTTCCGATTGCTGAAGCCGGCGCTCCGCAGTCTGTCTTTCAGTAACATCTCGCAGAACCTTGATCAGACCGTAAGCGCCGTCGGCTTCCAATAGGGGAGCGGAGGCAATTTCGTAAAATCGGCCGTCTATTTCGGCGACACTCATCGGTACCCGTGTTCGTCCATTCAATCCGGCCATGGGGCAATCTTCACAGGGTTCGGTTCGGCCATGCACTGAATAACACGCCTCGCCAACCTCGACTCCCAGATGCAGTCGGGC
This window encodes:
- a CDS encoding multi-sensor signal transduction histidine kinase (TIGRFAM: PAS sensor protein~PFAM: ATP-binding region ATPase domain protein; histidine kinase A domain protein; PAS fold-4 domain protein~KEGG: deg:DehalGT_1323 PAS/PAC sensor hybrid histidine kinase~SMART: ATP-binding region ATPase domain protein; histidine kinase A domain protein; PAS domain containing protein), whose protein sequence is MPIRYHLVDSLFPRRALAYLITGVILGIPFLGLAWLIGQLVVLSDNIWILVALVAVLAGASWPVFYLTLGFIDRLLYSERYDYFQALDDFINRTQSIHDPRHVDQRVAALICGAMNCRRVYLLVPDLDGESFIVSVCHPDEPCADLRLNRADGLVSWLERHRKTLLVNEIKAAVTADGANSLVAESLAQAGVDMIVPVALKQGQLAALLLVGKRFKGQYSENDRMALLVMAGHLAVTLENTRLYRESLAIRHSLERWLDSMVDAVIIAKRDRTISFINRAARLHLGVEVGEACYSVHGRTEPCEDCPMAGLNGRTRVPMSVAEIDGRFYEIASAPLLEADGAYGLIKVLRDVTERQTAERRLQQSEQLFRTLAELLPSMVFVLREGDIVYANQRFFDAATHLTFNQDGEKADDVIDLFVPACRPAVAQDLARRLAGENISSRECRISDASGREIPVILSLEAFEDDGRVTVIGVLSDISVQKQAETERRKMEARMALAAHQASIGVMASGIAHEINNPLTGVIGFSQLLAQRPDLPEDIRDDAAIIDSGAQRVAGIIRRLLTFADPRPPRQEPADLNNLVSETLKSMAAELEHHGIELILELSPELPQVITDASQIQQAFLNIIKNAVTELHKLEGAKRLTVTTEVRGRMTAVTFADNGPGIPPDNLPRIFDPFFTTREVGQGTGLGLSVCHGIITRNSGCITAANRPEGGAVFTVELPQTVG
- a CDS encoding two component transcriptional regulator, winged helix family (KEGG: deb:DehaBAV1_0286 two component transcriptional regulator~PFAM: response regulator receiver; transcriptional regulator domain protein~SMART: response regulator receiver), with amino-acid sequence MKILIVEDDSTIVELVSLCLKVSWPEAQIFYAGLADEGLDILEQENPDLTILDLGLPDRSGLELLKDIRQISSVPVIILTVRDEEADVVRGLELGADDYITKPFRQMEFVSRAKALLRRHQAGDTSLPVTIGPLQFSASRRKITADGKTIKLTATEGKMLYLLARNRGKAVSHDAISNAIWGEKIPDAANSIRVHMRNLRQKLQKIDMGDIIATRSGAGYLMKK